TGCTCGAGGACTCTGGCCTCACCCCCCTCCCTGCCAATTGCATTTCaagacacattttttttaaaataaaagaaataaatgattAATTGGGCGCGTTGGGAAATTAACCCGGAGCCTTGTGACTCCGGTTACAAATTTGCCAAGTCTTGGCGGGCAGAGGGGGCAGCCTTCCCTGGGTTTAACACCCCACGAGGGATCCAACATGTTATTTCTTATTCCTTCTGAATTCTCAGAGGCCAGGTTTTCCGTcgcggcactctgcacatgctcctaGGCGACGGAGGGGCTCCGCCGGTTGTTTTAATACTGTAAGCCACCCTGTGACGCTCAAGCGAAGGGTGAAGCATTGATTTAATAAgcaataataatgctaataagtgcagctagcagccatcgatagccctccctgaatttgcccaaagccatccctgcctcctgcagccgggagttccacagtttgtcttatttttgttttgattttctttATTCGGTATTTTATGTGAAATACCccgagaccttcaggtatagggtggtataggaaagaaggaaagaaagaaagaaagaaagaaagaaagaaagaaagaaagaaagaaagaaagaaagaaagaaagaaggctttCCTTTTGTCTGCTAACCCGCTGGGCAGATTCTCTGTTGATGGGCAACCCTCTCCGGTTTCGAAAGCATCCTCCCTGCTGCCAAAGTGAGTCGGCAGCTGGGCAAAACCAGTCTCCTCTTCGCAGGGACACCCAAAACACACCCTTTGGCCTGGCGCCATTTATCTTGtccaggtttatttatttattgttcccTGGGACGTTTAGAAGGTGCCAGGAAACTCATATTTCTGCCTCTGCGAGGCTGGTGGAAAGACACTGTCAGCcacaggctggggaaacccagacagatgggttattgttattattattattagtgctttttttcttttaaaaatgtttaggggtgctctcattttgacacaagaaaaccaccattttatagttcaaatcaggggaaataaatacagtaaatggacaaaggtacaaagatttgcaaaatgtttagggctatgcgtgcgtacccctgcatcccccccagaaagaagcgctgattattattattattattattattattattattattattattctgccagtTAAGCTCCTCCTGCCAAGGAGACCTGCAGGCCAAGCAATTAGGGTGACTAATTAACTCTCAGGCCTCGTTACTTATTAGCCCAACTCCGCAGaggtgtgcaaaggagggtgagTGGGGCTGGATTTATACTCATTAAAAAATCACAGGAAAACATGGatcaagctctagcttagggccccactctcttaggggccccaaaaaaattaaagggaaaaaacctggatgtccatttccagaatataagatagaaaaccaataaaacaaaacctacatccagcaaccGTGTTTTATGTTGTGTCGGCTCCTCGGATGTAAGtcctgggccccgcctgctccctaaaatatccctgctttgctcctttctatatatagggtgcctacattctgcatgtgcaaatggcttgagatacctattaggtccataaacgaccctatagcatatattcaacccaaaaaacagcaacaatttgccgttgacaaaggacagctggacatagaaagggctccattaccttcagcagctgagggcctcatcaaacctaaatccggccctgactgtgtccagttctgggcattgcaatttaagaagggtgtCGCGCAGATTTATACTCATTTAAAAAGTTACAGGAAAACACAGATTATGGCTcaacagcgccatctggtgccaaatgtctaTAACACAGTCATAACAATATAATTGAGTTTAGAGTTAATTGAATGTAGCCAAGTCCCAAGATTATCCAGAGTCTGGAAGCCGAGCCTGATGAGGAAccattgaaggagctgggcatgtttaccCTGGGAAAAAGGAgggataggagagccatcttcaaatctcttaagggctgtcgcatggaagagggaacatgcttgttttctcctgcatccagagggcaggactcgaacccgtggcttcaagctGCATgagaggagattccgactcaacaccatgggatggaaggtggtggactctccttccttgagggttttgaagcagaggtcggatggccatctgtcagggatgcttgagccgagattcctgcattgtaggggggtcAGACTGAATGACCGCTGGGGTGTCCCTTCTACGATTCTATGGCTATAGGATTCTGTGCTCTGAACACACCCAGATTAACCAGCATCCAAGAAAGTCACGGGGACAAATTTGGAaacttttattactattattgcacACGCTAAGTGACAGCAGGATGCGGCCCTTCTTTCGGCAGGCCTTCGGGGGGGAATGGGGTGGAAGGGGAGCCAGGCTACTTGGGAGGAAAATGGGCAAATGGAGAACCTTCCGTGACTTTGCCCTgcagggaagaaagagagaaaacagagaGGGGAATTAAAGCTGCAGTGAGATTCTGTTGAGATGCCAAAGTTTTTCAACCTTCCCAGCCCAGGAGGGAAGCGTAGTTTTAACCGCAGCTCCTGAACTGGGGGGGACTTTCCCTCCCCACACAGCCACCCCCCTAAATCCCAGGCGTCTACCCACCATGGGGACCTCATCCAGCTTCTGGAAGGCCGGCTCCCTCCCCTTGTAACATTTCACCAGGACCACGACAGCGCCAATGAGCAGGATGATCACGAAGATGCAGATGATGGCCACCAGGCCGGGTTTCTGGGAAATGGGCGCGTCCTCGCCGGATTCAGCTGTTGGGGAGACACACGGCTCTGAAGCTTGCCATTGTTTGCCCTGGAAACAAGCTTTTCgcagcccgagggccacattccctttgggGGGCCACACCATGGGCGGGACCAGAGGCGAAAGCAGATGGAGcaacatgtattttaaaaattaccCTCGTATAGTACATTAGtttctgcatgcacacaaacacacacctgtcAGGAGCGAGTCAGCAGCAAATCGCACTGTTAGCTGTTCATGAGCTCAGTTGCTGGAGCatcttaatctcatggttgtgggttcgagccccacgttgggcaaaagattcctgcattgcagcgggttggactgaatgacccccGGGGTCCTTCCAATTCAGAAATCATCAGTAAGAAAATCCAACAGGAGAGGGGAATTGTGAGGCAACAGTGCCACCTGGTGTTGAAGCAATgactcttcaacatcaacttctttggactggtcatattgtgcggatgcctgatgatcgtcttccaaagcaactcctctattccgaacttaaaaatggaaagcgtaatgttggtggtcagcaaaagagctttaaagactgtctcaaggcaaatttttaaaaatgtagtatacacACTGacgactgggaaacactggcctgcgagggctccagttggagaacagcctttcccaaagatgtcgtgggctttgaagacactcgaactcaggacgcaagggagaaatgtgccaagaggaaggcacacttggcaaatgctcaccgtgatcaactcccgcctggaaaccaatgtccccactgtggaaggatgtggagatccagaattggcctccacagtcatggactcactgttaaaaccgggTTTATGGgaaacaatcttactcggctacgagggatcaccaagGAAGACCTGCAATAAATTCATGTCCCCCGCCTTGCTTCCTGCTCCTTTTCCTGTGCTCTTCCCAGCCATACAGAGCAGGCAGGAATTCAACCGGTGCAGCCCTGTCATCGCTTCACCTCCATGCTGGAAAGAAAGTTGTACCTTGTCGAATTTCTGCACCCATCACATAATCTGCAGTGACCGGTGGCTCAGATTCACTCAGGTCCCATTGTGGGGCTTCTTTTGGGAGGTCATTGTCAGGagtcactggactagatgggacccccttgggcctgatccagctgcagtcAGACTCTTTGAATCTTCTCACCCTGTGTCTGTTCcaggttttattttgtattcagagaaggagttttgttttttctccAAATACACTGTGCGTCACTAAACACACATGCCTTTTTTAGGTGCCTTTAATACTCTGCTTGGAAGGCAGGATAAaaagtggccgccaagaccacataacaccggtcttgaaagacctacgttggctcccagtacgtttccgagcacaattcaaggtgttggtgctgaccttgaatgCCCTAAACGgctcagtagacctgaaggagcgcctccaccccagacaccggggtccatctcccgagggccttctggcggttccctccctgtgagaggtgaggttacagggaaccaggcagagggccttctctgtggaacaccctcccagcagatgtcaaggaaataaacaactgtctgacttttagaagacatcagggaagtttctaatgtttgaagttttatggtgcatttaatattctgttgggagctgcccagagtggctgaggaaacccagccagatgggtggggtataaatatattattattattattattattattattattattattattattagcgcaAGCCATCGTGAATGCTCCTCATTCAAAAACCCCTTCTGCGAAAGATACAGGAGCTGTCTACAGGAAGATCATAACAGAATCGGAGAActgtggaagggaccccacgggtcatcCAGAGGGCATCCGCACCTGCCTCTCACCTGTGGTGTAGTTGTGGCTGGTGGATCCGGCCTCTCGGCTGGTGAGCAGTGGCTCCCTGGAGCTGGCCAGGGGGGTTGTGAGTGGGGCAGCGGTTGTCATGTTGTCCCCCTCCCTAGTGGTGCTGTTGGTGGGCCTGGGAAGAGGCGAGGAGCCTGGGTGAGTCGTGCGGTTGGCAGAGGTGGTCTCTTCTGTGGGTGTTTCTGATGCCGTGGGGCTGATCTCGCTGTGGGGTGTATAGGTTTCCTCCACCCTTGAGCTGGGTGTCGTTAGGTGTTTGGAGACGGCTGGGGGGCTTGCTGAAGAGCTGTGAGTGGCCTGTGTGCTGGTGGAGACAACTgcaatgggaggggaggggaagtcagaAAGGAGCAAACCTCCACGGCTcaaggaatcatcatcatcatcgcttttaatttgtataccatctttctatcttactatacccaaggcagtttgcaagctgaagaaacaaagaatggatGCCTTATAACCatcaaatgcaatacaaaaacgtGAGAATAAAacctaactttaaaataagcaacctgcaTGAAATAAAGTAACATCCAGCAATCATTGGAATAGTATAAGAAGAAGAATATCAGcgtataaaaattaaacagaaatccaatcttaacaattgcaataaataatttctaaactacaatcaataaaaccagggcaagccacagtgcataaaataatatgatacaaattgagaagcagagactggagggtgaaTCGCCGGAGTGTACCGTTGGGACCCCAAAGGGTCATCCAGCAGAGCCCCCTGAAATGCTAAAGGTGGCCCGATGGAACCTCCATGGCCCAAGCTAGTCTACCTCTGGTTTTCTGaaggctcagcggtagagcatctcaCCTAGAAGACAAAAGGTCCCATTGTTCAATCCCCAGGGGGATCTCTGGGTAGGCAGGGGGGAGACTCCTGCCTGGGACTccggacagccactgccagtctgtgcagacagtatggggctaggtggaccaatggccagACAGCTttcagaatcatgaggactagaatcttgctttattttttcaAAGATGAGATGCAGCTGGACACTCCAACCcagcctaaatctggccctgggtagACTGCCTCCAAAACTTGGGGTTCTCTTATGTTAGAGAAGCAGGCAGTGTGGCAGTGATACGCCCTGAGTACAGTAAGAAAGGGAAATGAAAATACGCTCTGCCTGGCACGGTGCCCGTGTGGCTCTGACGCCCATGAAGGTGGAACGGGTGCAAATATTGGCCGAGGCTCTCAAGGGCCGCCTGCTACAACCGGCCTCGCCTTTCCCTGCCAGACAAGCGGAGGGCTGTTCCTCCACCTGCATGGCACAAATAATCGACACACCTGGCAGAATCAGATTGTGGCGCTGCCCCACCTTCGTGGGCACAGTCTGTTTGGTTACTTCCCCACATCCTGCTTCTCTGCCAGAGGGACAGGGCAAAGACAGGCGGCGAGGCTGAGAGTTGTGTTTCAGACCGCAACAGAAACGGGCTGGGAGCTCGATGGGGCAGCCGTTCTCCattgtgggtccccaaatgtcaCAAACCGGTTGGGCGCagaggaatggggtggggggaaccagctggggaacccccaagggcagtgctggatttattgTCGCTGTTggtttgtgttgaatatatgctagatggtcattgatggacctcagaggtatctcaagccatttgcaaccagtccatgcagaatgtcggcaccctatatatagaaaggagcaaagcagggatatttgagggagcaggcggggcccaggaCTTACATCCGAGGAGCCGACACAACACAgaacactgttgctggatgtaggttttattttatttgcttcttatcttatattttggaaatggacatccagttttgtttccctttaaaaaatgttgggccccccaagagagtggggctgtaagctagagcttgttgagcttagacgtaaatctggcactgcccatgctgctgctgctgctgccccaggtcccagtccttctgcagccccccaccagcccccTACCTGGATCTGAGACCACCAGCAGCAGAAGGACCCACATGGCCATGGCAGCCGAACCCGGTTCTCCTGGAGCGGGAAGGCAGGGAAAGCAGCTGCTTGAAGGAGTCTCCTCCCGCCTGCGAACAGGACCCAGGCACCTGTCTTGCCACCTCTCCAAGGAGGCGGGCACCTGGGCAGCGGCCAAATCCCCGCTTGTGATGCTTGGCAcctggaaagaaggaaggagcgTGGCCTGACAGCTCCCCCTTCTGGACAGGTGAGGGAAAGCAAGCTCAGAACTCACTTTTTCCCCCCTCTGGGCCTCACCCAGAATAAAAATTGGCTCACAGCCATGCTGAATTTTTAAATATaatgtattggcctgaatataagccacgtccgaatataagccgcacctttaaaattcaagggggggggaggaaaaaaggcaATACttgaatatttgtgtgtgtgtgtgtcattgaaTCTCCctgcccctcttgctctcctgccaCCCCTGGGAGAACTGCTGCAATACGCCATCACCTGGCTTGTGAAGAatcatcacagaattgtagaattggaaggagcccgagggtcatctagtccaaccccaggaatctttcgcccaagtGGGGCTCCGACCTCAACCAAAGTCAGAAGCTACGGACCAGCGATGTTACGGTGGAAAGGCGCCAGGTGGCGCCATCCCTACGGCAGCCATTTCCCTTCCAACGAAAACAACTTTTTAACTCCTGACTTGCTGCTTTTCTTCCCCTTGCTGCCTTTGAAAGGTGTCTGTCCTGCTTTTTGATCTCACAACGGCCGCATTAAAGCATTTTAATCTGCAGGCAGACGAGGCCTGCCGCActccagaaaccctggagagcatctCTCAGCCGGCGTAGACACGGAACTGGGCAAAATGGACCACTGGTCCAATATTGTGCCTCTGGAAATTGGACATTTTACTCAGCTGCctttggcatctgcctgtcttgggagacaatggagtttACCTCCAGAGGGGAAGTCGAACTGTGGGAGAATCACAGCGCCGGCTGCGAATACAGAGACCAGGAGCTCAGTGTGGCtgcctcctgttttgtttttgctgcattagcagcactgaagtgatctcCCCAGGGTacaggcctgggcagtgtgcctgggggtcctgggctgcccagatggcaagaccccCTTCTCTGCCCCACTGATAGCGTCCATAGGAAatcagagcaagacgtttggcaccagcttggcggcaggagttgccggaaggaagcCTTCAAGGAACCATTCGCTCccgagccttttcttctcccaaatatatcccacaaggcaggggaggtttagggtcagagtcttccaggcagagggccttcttggtggtggcaccctctcccatcagatgccatggaaataagcaactaacccgacctttagaagacatctgaaggcagccctgtttaagtttttcatgtttgaagttttattctgtttttagtgttctgttgggagccgcccagagtggctggggaggcccagccagatgggtggggtataaataataaaattattattattattccttgtcttagatgggctcccttcccggcggatgagccccacctgcccctcactttcctttCCGGCATGGGCCTCCTTCTTGCCCGTTGGACCCCCTCTTGGTCTCTTCTTCGcctgcaggggaagcccctaagtCCCTGGGGGTCTCAGCCCCatcggctcccctcacctggttcagctggccagtcaaagccattcccggGATTGGGGCCACTGCCAGCACATCCTGGCAGCTTCACGGAGCCACAGGTGGGAGCTGAGTGGAGGGgcagggaccaaaggtgggcaaactgccccagaaggagAATGTGCCCCCCAACAGAGGTGCCCCCCAACACCCCATCCGCTCAGTGGCATAGAGCCCGTGCTTTGCCTGCAGACGGCCCAGCTGCaaccccctggcatctccaggtacccCGAACCCCCAAAGTGTTGTGAGAATTATGAGGTCTAAGATATAAAGGTTCTTATAGCAAAAGCGACAGCGGATCTAGATGCCCGAAACGGAACCATCTcactacaaccccccccccccttgccgtgTCCCTCGGTTTTTGTTGATTTAGCTCTTCACTTCTGAAGAGTCTGCCCTGGTATTTGTCTTTATTTATGCCAGAGGCTCTTGggctttttcctagaaaaaggaaaacaatttCTCCCGAGTAGGGAGCAATGCTAAGAGGCtagtgtattgtttcagaaaggtgGTCAGGTCTTTGGCCCTGAATGAATTTACAGCTGGGGAATTGACAAACTTGCTTGCCTTCTGCCTTTTTCTAATTCCTCTTCTGTCTTCAAGGAGTTTTATACATGCCTTTTCTCCATTATtcagatagtgtgtgtgtgtacaaatatatatatatacaatggtacctcggtttttgaacgtaatccgttccggaagactgttcgagttctgaaatgttcgaaaactgaaaactcaacacAGAAGCCGCGTGGCTTGTTCGACTTCCGACAAgagttcgaaaactgaagcatttgctTCCAGGTTTATGGTGTTCAAAAACTGATATGCTTGTCAATggagatgtttgaaaaccgaggtaccactgtgtgtgtgtgtgtgtatgtatgtatgtatgtatgtatgtatgtataatccTCTGTGTACTTATTTGAGAGTGACCTCCTTAAATCCAGTGGGGTTGATAAGGTCAAGGATTCTCATCTGAGGCAACCACGGGGCAAACAGAAACCAGGGTTGTCTTTATTCCGTGTTATACTTCCTTCCTCCCTCAACATCAGCTCTggctcctcctgctgccggaATGTGGCCCCTGACATATTATCCCAGTGGCCTttgaccaaaaaataaaaattatcccACCCTTGATCTGCACCCGTGAGGACTAGAAATCCCATCCCCTCTCCTTTTTAGGATAATAAAATAGATTTTGCATCCtagaatcagagaatcacagagctggaggggaccccaagggacatgtACCCAGCCCCACTTGTCTTCTGGCGATGCTATCGGGGTTTCAACCTAATGGGCATGGCTGCCTttggtgggtctgctctgaaaatAACTTATTTGGCTCCAG
This genomic stretch from Podarcis muralis chromosome 18, rPodMur119.hap1.1, whole genome shotgun sequence harbors:
- the CIST1 gene encoding putative LOC729966 homolog, giving the protein MALTGQLNQVPSITSGDLAAAQVPASLERWQDREAGCGEVTKQTVPTKVGQRHNLILPGVSIICAMQVEEQPSACLAGKGEAGCSRRPLRASANICTRSTFMGKDGIQIKSDDDDDSLSRGGLLLSDFPSPPIAVVSTSTQATHSSSASPPAVSKHLTTPSSRVEETYTPHSEISPTASETPTEETTSANRTTHPGSSPLPRPTNSTTREGDNMTTAAPLTTPLASSREPLLTSREAGSTSHNYTTAESGEDAPISQKPGLVAIICIFVIILLIGAVVVLVKCYKGREPAFQKLDEVPMGKVTEGSPFAHFPPK